The following DNA comes from Methanosarcina vacuolata Z-761.
ATAATTCATTATTACTTGTTTTCATTAGATAATTAATTGTCTGAATTCCTCATAAATTTGTATTATATTGTGAGAATTTGTAATAATGAGATTTTGATATTTATTGAAAATTCGAATTTTTCGTTGCACTAAAAGATTGAAGCATTATATGAGTTCGTCAGTCCATACGAAAAATCAGTATCAATGACTATTGTCAATACACGGGAATATCCCATCTCTAATTTTCAGTAATAAATATCTAATTTTTTGCTTCTTTCGGGAAGGTTAGCTACAAACTGATCGTGATGGAAAGCTCCTTTATATAACATTTCTCCAAAAAAACGTATGAATCCCAGCATAAAAAAATATTTTCTAAAGATAAATACCTATTTATAAAACGGCCTCCAAGTGTTCTTATTGAGCTCATACCGTTGATCAAAATTTGCTCTTTGAATTTCGTCCTTTCGGTAACCAATTGAGTCTCTTGTCATGAAAGAGCAATTCTGGAAATTTCTGATTATCAGGAATGAAATGGGCTTCAAGATATACTCTATAATAAAAATACTTATGAGGTCAGTTATGTCTGAAAAGCATTCTAATCCTTATCCCAATAGAGAGGAGGACGGTTCCGAACAGTTCCATGAGAATATCCGCAAAAAAGGATTTTTCAATTTTCTCTCCAGTTTTCACGTTAATTCTCATGACCACTCCAGTACTCACGCCCATACGCACTCCCACAAGCACAGCCATACACATGGAACTGTTGACCCTTCCGTAATTGCTACCAGTAAAGGGCTCTGGGTTGTCAAATGGTCATTTATAGGATTGATGATCACAGCTGTCCTGCAGATTATCATCGTTTATATGTCAGGCAGTGTTGCCCTTCTTGCCGACACCATCCATAACTTCGGGGATGCATCGACTGCAATTCCTCTTGCAATAGCTTTTTCCCTGGCTGGAAGAAAACCAAGCAAACGCTTCTCCTACGGGTATGGCAGAGTAGAGGATCTTGCAGGCGTGATCATCGTTTTCCTTATCCTTTTCAGTGCGATTGTAGCAGGATATGAATCTGTAAATCGCTTCTTTAACCCGCAGCCGATAGATCATTTGCAGGCTGTGGTTGCTGCTGGAATTATAGGCTGTATCGGAAACGAGGTTGTGGCCCAGTTCCGGATGAAGATCGGGAAAGAAATAGGTAGTGCAGCTCTTATTGCTGACGGCTACCACGCCAGGGTAGATGGCTTTACCAGCCTTGCAGTCCTTATTGGAGCTGCAGGAGTCTGGCTAGGATACCCGATAATTG
Coding sequences within:
- a CDS encoding cation diffusion facilitator family transporter gives rise to the protein MSEKHSNPYPNREEDGSEQFHENIRKKGFFNFLSSFHVNSHDHSSTHAHTHSHKHSHTHGTVDPSVIATSKGLWVVKWSFIGLMITAVLQIIIVYMSGSVALLADTIHNFGDASTAIPLAIAFSLAGRKPSKRFSYGYGRVEDLAGVIIVFLILFSAIVAGYESVNRFFNPQPIDHLQAVVAAGIIGCIGNEVVAQFRMKIGKEIGSAALIADGYHARVDGFTSLAVLIGAAGVWLGYPIIDPLIGMLITVTILKIVLDTSKLVFTRLLDGVEPEIIDKVKNIAESVEGVYEVTDLRVRWIGHQLHAEINASVSPSLSIEEGHEIANAIREKLLENFSYLSGTTIHVDPLTASGESCHCGHDNSEKIHGKQKNILVAYPQ